In Alteromonas macleodii, the sequence ATATCTTTTGTTAAGCATGCGCTGCTAGACGCCCATGACTGCGAAGGAAGTAAAGTGGCAAACAGTAAAACAAGTCCTACCCAATAGATTCTGAACCTTATCAAAACTAAACTCCTTCTTTGTCATCCGGGTTAAGCAAGCGTTGCAAGCTACTTTTATTTTCCATGTATAACTTTGTACTCTTCGTGCTTCACGCCAAATAAACCTGCAATGGTCCCAGCAGCGGCACAAAAGCGGAAAAGCCCATCTACTAACTTTCGTTTGTCAGTTGTAAATATGCCTGTAAGTACACTTAATATGCCTCTTGCCACGCGCACTCCCGACATTAGACAGACGCGAATAACAGCTTTTACTGGTTGCTCTTCGAACAAATGAGAGCGGGTATAACCCACCCCAGAGCGAAACCCCCTGCGACAAAACCACTTTACGCTAGCTCGACTTTTAGGGAACTCTTCGATTACTGGCGCTTCTGTATAAACACAAGACAGTCCAAGATGGTTACAACGAAGGGCAAAATGATAGTCGCTCGCTCCAGTCATGGCGAACCGCGCATCAAAACAGGGAATAGTTTTTTCAATGGCATTTTTTGAAAGTAACAAATTATTTGTATAAAACGCTTTAACAGGGTCACCTTCTGAATACGGATTATCGCCGTAAATGAGCTCTATAGCCCAGTTAGGAACATCATCAGCGCCAATAGAGATAACTCGGCTTGTAACGATGTCTGTACCGTATTTACCTGCTGCATCCAATAAACGTTGGATCCAGTCAGTATCTCTTGTCCATTCGTCATCATCAATAAATAAAAGAAAATCGGCGTCTGCTTCTTGAAACAATTCCACGCACTTATTTCGAGCAAACACAATGCCAGCTTGGGGTTCGGTGTCGTAGTGCAACGAAATTTGACTGTTTGATATCACTTTATTGAGCACTACCGACTTGGTTTCTTCATCTATTGCGTTATCAACAACGAATATCGTTACCTTAACGTCGCTGTTGATTTCTTGTATTATTAAACTGTCTAAAAGTCTTGAAAGCCAAGCGGGTCTTTTACAGGTAATAACACCTATCGCAACATGCACCATTACCGCTTCCCTTTTAATAAATGTTCAAGTTTTTTAATTGGCCAGCTACATTTCCACCAAAACGAGTGATAGGCGTCTAAGAACAAGTGACGATAAAAAACTTCGTCTTTTTTGATACTTATACTGTGTTCTTTTAATACCGCAGATAACCCCTGCTGGTAGTCTAAGTATTCCTCTTTCAGTGCAATAATGGCTTGGTGATCAATATTTTCTTTTGACAGGTTGATATACAACTCGTTGGCGAGCTTCGATAAATAAGTATCGGGCACCACTTGGCTTGTTTGATTTCTTAAATTTTTATCTACAAAGCCGAGCTTATCTCGATCAATTTCGACTGTTAGGTCTACAAGACCTGCAATACCCTTTGCGACTTTTTCAGGTGCAGACAATAGGTTATCGTATGACACTATTAACCTTGGCGCATTTTGTGAGTTAAAATACCCGAGAAGCGTATAATTGAGCCAGAGCATAAGTGACTTTTCTAATGAAAATTCATCTCTCTTTTTTAGTGAGCCAGCGACTTCAAAAGGTGAACGAAGCATAAGTACATAATTAACTTTCACAGTTGGAAGGCTTGAGAAAACTTGGCGCCAAAACGGCAATAACAGTGTAGTCCTAGGATCCTTCATCCCCCAAAGAGCTTGACTACTGTAATCTGTGCTCAACATTCTTTGCGCACTGTCGCGGTAGTCACCTAACAAATTTTCAGTGCACGCCGCTTCTGTCGTCATTAAAGGGTCGTCCCAAGACGACAGTTGGGCATCGAGCAGTAGGTCATTGAGCTTTACAAGCTCAGAATTCTCAAAAAACCCCTTTTCGTTAACTCCTTTCTGCGCAGCGAAAAGCGATTTCCCCATAAAAACACCAAGTTCATCGAGTAAACCGGACAGCGCTGAAGTACCGCTTCTATGCATTCCGATGACAATTAACGCGTTACTTTGCATATTTATACTGCTCGCTTTCTTATTTTCTTTATTTCTTTCAGCATCGCTGGCACTGTAATTATTGCCGCAGCGCTGGTTAGTAACAACTCTACATGCCATGGCTTAATTCGCCATGCACAGAACAGGCATTTGGCAACATTCGCTGTATCGTTCTGGTAAAAAAAGTTATGCGCGTAGTGTTTATATATATTGTACCGACCTAACTCACATAATTTTTTTTGCTGGCTGTCTAACCCTTCGGTGTTTTCAATCATATCAATACACAGAAGGTCAGCTTCAAGCATTTTAGCTTCATTAAGCGAGTAGTTTTCTCCATGAATGAAATAGATAGCTAGAGGTTCTTTCACCACCGCAATCTTAGCAATGCGTGCAATCTTCAACCATAGATGTCTATCATCAACGCCGTGGAGATCTCGGCTTTCTTCCAAACCACCAACTTTTTCAATACAGCTTTTTCGAACCATTGCAGAACAGCACGATATAAAATTCTCATTGAGCAGCGCTTCAAAACAGTCTCCCGAATACTCTGGCATTGTCTTTGTCAATACACCATGAGTATCAACGTTGACCCAGCTGTAGACCAAGCCAACGTCGTCATCATTAAAAAGAGGAAGCTGTTTTTTCAACTTTTCTGGGAGCCATTGGTCATCTTGATCACAAAAGCCAATAAAACGCCCTTTAGCTTTATCAATACCAAAGTTCCTAGCCGACGCGACACCACCGTTTTCTTTCTTAAAATATTTGACTCGCTCATCACCTAAATACTGCTCAATTAATGCTGCAGAGCCATCAGAGGAGCCGTCATCAACCAGAATGAGTTCAAAATTGGTATAGGTTTGATTGATGATACTCTCTATGGTTTTAGATAGTGTTTTTTCACCGTTGTAGACCGCAACAATGACACTTACTTCAACTAAACTCACCTGGAAATCCTTTTATTAGATTTTAAGTAGAATTATTATTAATTGGCACAGTATGAATAAGCTTACCGCGCTTAATACCATAACCTTCGAAACGTCTTTGCCAGTTAAGGAAAGTGTTTCTTTTCCTACAAGGCGACTACTTCTTATAAAACATGCAGCTGACATGGCCGCGAAAATATAGAAAAACATTATATAGCTTCTACTAATGAAGAACGCGGTACTGCAATAACCCACTAAAGATATAACTAAATAAGTAGCCATTGTTATCTCTTGCTTAATATTTTCACAAGGGTCTTCTAACTTTGTTTTAAGTTTTATGACTTTCAAAAGCATCATGAAACACAAGAAAAGAAAAGTCATCCATAGTACATATCCGAAGGCACCAAGTTCAGCCATTATGGTCACGAAAGAGTTATGCGCCACCTTTGGATGGTATTCTAAAAAGCGTTCTTTGCCAAAACCGAATAAAGGCCTGTGGCCCAACATTTGGATACCTTCGTACCATGCAGTGAGACGCTGCATCGAACTTTCATCGTCTTTACTTATAGACCGAAACGAACCCATTGCAATAAGCAGTACAGGGACGGATATTCCACCTAAAATAAGTGATTTTACTTTGCCAAACCTTAAGTAAAAAAATGAGAACAAGACTGCCATGAAGCCTACTAATGAGCCCCGACTACCAGTCCAGTAGATACCTAAGCAAAGTACCACAAGTGTAGCCAGCCAAATCAGCTTCAAGAGTTTACTGCTTGTACTAGTTAAGAAGAGAACAACTATAGGAATATTCATAACTAAGAACATGCCCATATCGTTGGGATCGTTAAAGATACCAATGTATCTGGCCTGCATCATTTCTGTAGGCCCATCATTTCGATAGATCACAGACTCAGCCCAACCTTGACCATAAGGGTCATTTATTTGGATATAAGCATGCTGCGTCATTACGATGCATGCCGCAACTGCAATCAGCAATATTGTTTTTTGACGAGTGATTGTGCTTAAAAAACCC encodes:
- a CDS encoding glycosyltransferase family 2 protein, whose protein sequence is MVHVAIGVITCKRPAWLSRLLDSLIIQEINSDVKVTIFVVDNAIDEETKSVVLNKVISNSQISLHYDTEPQAGIVFARNKCVELFQEADADFLLFIDDDEWTRDTDWIQRLLDAAGKYGTDIVTSRVISIGADDVPNWAIELIYGDNPYSEGDPVKAFYTNNLLLSKNAIEKTIPCFDARFAMTGASDYHFALRCNHLGLSCVYTEAPVIEEFPKSRASVKWFCRRGFRSGVGYTRSHLFEEQPVKAVIRVCLMSGVRVARGILSVLTGIFTTDKRKLVDGLFRFCAAAGTIAGLFGVKHEEYKVIHGK
- a CDS encoding sulfotransferase family protein — encoded protein: MACRVVTNQRCGNNYSASDAERNKENKKASSINMQSNALIVIGMHRSGTSALSGLLDELGVFMGKSLFAAQKGVNEKGFFENSELVKLNDLLLDAQLSSWDDPLMTTEAACTENLLGDYRDSAQRMLSTDYSSQALWGMKDPRTTLLLPFWRQVFSSLPTVKVNYVLMLRSPFEVAGSLKKRDEFSLEKSLMLWLNYTLLGYFNSQNAPRLIVSYDNLLSAPEKVAKGIAGLVDLTVEIDRDKLGFVDKNLRNQTSQVVPDTYLSKLANELYINLSKENIDHQAIIALKEEYLDYQQGLSAVLKEHSISIKKDEVFYRHLFLDAYHSFWWKCSWPIKKLEHLLKGKR
- a CDS encoding glycosyltransferase family 2 protein produces the protein MSLVEVSVIVAVYNGEKTLSKTIESIINQTYTNFELILVDDGSSDGSAALIEQYLGDERVKYFKKENGGVASARNFGIDKAKGRFIGFCDQDDQWLPEKLKKQLPLFNDDDVGLVYSWVNVDTHGVLTKTMPEYSGDCFEALLNENFISCCSAMVRKSCIEKVGGLEESRDLHGVDDRHLWLKIARIAKIAVVKEPLAIYFIHGENYSLNEAKMLEADLLCIDMIENTEGLDSQQKKLCELGRYNIYKHYAHNFFYQNDTANVAKCLFCAWRIKPWHVELLLTSAAAIITVPAMLKEIKKIRKRAV
- a CDS encoding O-antigen ligase family protein codes for the protein MVDKPIPKKAFGQQDAESPATLGFFFLCLYTALVLIRPHEWPVFNIQFPILRTVLITTFFIYIVALRPKVWNAQCTLLVLMFFGMLMSEVRAFRYFSDLSLVIDWINSNTIPFILYLGFLSTITRQKTILLIAVAACIVMTQHAYIQINDPYGQGWAESVIYRNDGPTEMMQARYIGIFNDPNDMGMFLVMNIPIVVLFLTSTSSKLLKLIWLATLVVLCLGIYWTGSRGSLVGFMAVLFSFFYLRFGKVKSLILGGISVPVLLIAMGSFRSISKDDESSMQRLTAWYEGIQMLGHRPLFGFGKERFLEYHPKVAHNSFVTIMAELGAFGYVLWMTFLFLCFMMLLKVIKLKTKLEDPCENIKQEITMATYLVISLVGYCSTAFFISRSYIMFFYIFAAMSAACFIRSSRLVGKETLSLTGKDVSKVMVLSAVSLFILCQLIIILLKI